The following nucleotide sequence is from Paenibacillus andongensis.
GTAATCCAACAATTAAACGCGGATCCTCAGGTCCATGGTATTTTATTGCAGCATCCGGTTCCACATCATATTGATGAAAGAGCCGCGTTTGAAGCCATTCAGATCGAAAAAGATGTGGATGGTGTAACCATGCAGGGCTTTGCTCAAAATGCTTTTGGAATGGCCAGCTTTCCATCCTGTACGCCAGCCGCCATTCTATCCATTCTCGATTATTATCAGATTCCAATTGAAGGCAAGCACGCGGTAATCGTTGGCCGGAGTCCTATTCTAGGTAAACCCGTATCGCTTATGCTGCTGAATCGAAACGCAACCGTCACCATTTGCCATTCGAAAACGAAGAATCTCCCCCTCATCATCGGATTGGCTGATATTGTCGTTGCAGCAGTTGGTAAACCTGCATTTATTCAAGGAGCATGGATTAAGGAAGGCGCAATCGTAATGGATGCCGGGTACAATGCTGGGAATGTTGGCGATGTTGATTATAAGGCTTGTCACATTAAAGCTAGCGCTATTACACCTGTACCAGCCGGAATTGGCCCGGTGACCATTGCGATGCTGCTCAAACACACTGTCATTGCTGCCGAAAAAAGCAAAATGTTAACCTAAGGTTCCGACATTCTTTTTTCTAAAATAGGTCTTAATAACCCTTGCTTAACCTAACATGGTGTGTTATATTAAAAGTGCGTCAAATCAAGGTTTCCACTTCAAAAAGTTGACATAGGAGTGATACAAATGCCCAACAATTCCGTTCAAATCCCGCAAGGTGAAGAATTAATTCGTGTAGAAATGACTGTTAAGGAAGCGCTTGCATTGACAGGCACTAAATTTAACCAAAACCACAAATTAGAGACAGATGCAATCAAGAAGGTAAAACAATCCTTAGAAGATAAATTGCTACCACCTAACCATTAATCCATACTCTTTCATCGCACATAGCCCTGACGAACGATTTCTAATCGCTCGCGGGGCTTTTTTCTATGTTCAAAAAGAATTATTTCGGGTATCTCATTTTTATCGTATCAAATTCAGCCGAATGCTTATAATAATCTCGCACCGCCCAAAATCCTACATTTTAAGGAGTGAACAACCAAATGTCAGAAGATCATAAGCAGCAAGGGCACGCCAGACAAAATACTACGACACGTACAACAGATCAAAAAAGCAACAAGAAAGGCAAGAAATAACGATATTCCACTTCAGGAGGCCGATATATGCTCGATCAGTTAGAAAGCAATTATGACTGTGCGAATGCGGGCTCTGACCTGCATAGTTTAAAACAAGAACTTGAACAATTCCAAGGGCAAGCAGCCTCTTCCGACAAAGAACAAGAAGAGCATCGGAATCGACTTGAGAATCAAATTCGGTTTATAGAAAATAAGTGTTCCATTCCAAGCGAACATATCCCGCAATGAAGAAAGTCCACGCCTTAGATAACAGGGCGTGGACTTTTGCATTAGTTGACTTTTCTTCTTGTCAAAATACACGGAACGCCTTTACCGACGGCTCCTGGCTCCGACATCATGGCCAAATACCGAAGTCCTCTTGTGCACGGTGTCTTACAAACCGCACATGTGGACGACTCCACAAGCCTCATCGTGTATTGTACTCTGGATGAAAGTTCTTTCTTCTTGGATGCCTTGCCTTTCCCTTTAGGTGGTGCCATATCCACGCCTCCCAACAGTTTCCTTCCTTCAGTATATGAAGTCTGGGCGGAACGGTTCTTGGGAAGCATGTTCAAGTTCGTTGTACTTGTCTATGGCAAATTTTAAAATTCCATTGCTGTTAATAGGATCGGAACCAATTCCTCATAGAGGGATGCGAAGGATTCCACAGGCAGGGGATTTACCCCAAATCCTACTTCAACAGTAAAACCGGGTCTACGAAATTGTTGGATGAACCAGTCTTTGTAACCCGCGTCACTATCCGTTAGTTTAACCGCCTCATAGTTGCTCGCTATGGCAAGCCGCTCAGCAAGTGCCTCAGATTCCGGCGGCTCATAGTCGCGATAATTCCAATAAATCTCCCTACCTTGGGTATGCAGCGCTACGACAAGCTCAAAATCATGGCATTCTGTAAATTGAGCTAATGCTGCTGCCTCAGGCTCCGTTAACGGTGCCTCTCCACCGTAATCGCGCTCACTAGGCCCTGTCTTCTCTCTACGTAATGCCTCTTCTTCCCAGTGTGCTGGGAATTGGTCATTGAGATCAACACCACGAATATTGGACTTCCAATTTCTGAAATCCAGCGATCCTCCATTCCAATCTAACAGCTGATCTTGGAAGGGATGTTCCTCGGTAACTCCAGACAGAACAAGTTCCACACCATCTGGATTCACCATCGGTACCACCCAAAGTGAATACTCCGATAGGAGACGTCTAATGTTGCTGCCATGCCAGGCCGTCCCTCTTGCATAAGAGCAAGCAAGATCTTCCGTGAATTGCATTAATAACGGTGTTGTAATCCATTCATTCGCATGCAGCGCTGCGTTGAAATGAATCTCTTTCGCACCTTGACCGATTCGCAGAGCTGGGATGCTTTTCCCCAACACACTTACGCCTATCTCTTCAACATGAAGAAAAGGATATATCTTGCAGAGCCGATTCAGTTCTTCACAAAGTGTCCAATACCCGTATCCTAACACACGACCACCTCACAGCCCATTTACTTAGTTCGTATGGCTATGATTATGCCCGCAGGCTTCGAATCATGCGGATTCAGGCACGCTTTGCAGCTTAGTTTCTTATAAAAAAATAGACCCCATCAGGGTCTATTCGCATTACTTATAAAATATTATGCACCTGCCAAACGACTGGCGTTATAGAAATCTGCTCTCTCAGCCAATTCTGTGCAATTTTCTTAAATAATTCGGGCTCACCGCTGCAAAAAAAATGATGGATTGGCAGCTGCCCCGATGATGCCAGTATGTCACGGTGATAAAGGATCGTGCTGATCTCTCTTGCCGTCTCGTCTGCCGATGAAATCAAGGTCACATCCGGTCCCATGACGCGAGAAATGGCTTCCACTAGGAAGGGGTAATGGGTGCAGCCTAGGATTAAACAATCTATCGGCTTACCGACTAGCTGTCTGAGCGATTGCTCGACAATCGCGTTAGCACTATCCGCACCAAAAAGCCCTTTCTCTACAAACGGTGCTAACAGCGGGCAAGCTTCGCTATACACTTGAATGTTCGGGGAAATTAACCTTAACGCATATTCATAGGCATTGCTGCGAATCGTTCCTTCCGTACCGATAACTCCGATAACACCGCTTCGCGTAGTTTTAATCGCGGCTCTCGCTCCAGGCAAAATAACGCCTATCACAGGAATGGATACCCGTTCACGAATATCTTCAATGGCCACTGCTGTTGCTGTATTACAAGCGATAACGATCATTTTAGGATTAAATTGAATTAAGTACTCGACGATTTGCCGAGTGAAAGTTCTTACCTCTCCAGCAGATCGGGGACCATACGGACTTCGAGCCGTATCTCCGAAATAAATCACTTTTTCCTGCGGAAGCTGTCTCATGAGTTCTTTTACTACAGTTAATCCTCCGACTCCGGAGTCCAGTACGGCTATCGCTTGCTGCACACCTATCCGCATCCTTTGCCGGTTAATGAAATACGTAACCACATGGATAGGATATGAGCGTCCAAGCTGAAAGGTACCTAGGTGAACGTATCAGATTTCTGGTCAGACAGGCACTATTTAGGAATGCAGTTCACTCACAATTCCGAATTCATAGCCTTTCTTCTTGATCTCTTTACAGATACGAGACAGCGCCTGCATATTTTCTAAAGATCCCTGATGCATCAATATCACATTGCCATCATGCAAATTATTCATAATATCATTGTATGGATCTTCCGCCCCGTTGGCTCTCGGTTCCCAATCCTTCATAGCTGTAGACCAGAACACAGAGGTATATCCCATACTGGATACTAAGTTCAAATTATGCAGATTGTAATGCCCAAAAGGAAAGCGGAAATATTTCTCGACTTCTTTCCCTGTGAGTTTTTTATATAAAGCTTCGAAATCTGTAATTTCTTTGCGAATCTGATCATCGGTCATGTCATTAAAATCGTTGTGTGTCATCGTATGATTGGCAACGAAATGACCATCAGCGACAACCTTTTTTAAATACTCCGGATTTTTCTTAATGTTATTGCCCGAAATAAAGAAATTCGCTTTCACATCGTTTTCTTTCAGAGATTTTAGCATGAGATCGACTTCGATCAAGGGACCTCCAGCATCGATCGTTAAATAAACCTTTTTACCGGTTCCAACCCAAACCGCTTTCTGGTCCGCTGTGAAGGATTTTGTTTCTTTTGGAAAATCAGGAACTTGCCCTGTTTTCTTTTTCATGTAGTACCAGGAATAAGGAACGTGATCGCCAGTCACTGACTTGGTTTTGGAAAAGTTGCCTACTACTGCAGGCTTTGGAGTTGCGGTAGGCTCTGGAGCCGATGTTGGCTTCGGTGTCGCACTGGAAGCAGGTGTGGATTGAGGAGTAGGTATGGGTTTAACTGTTGATTTAGGAGTTGGAGTCGCCGCTGGACTTGCTGTTGCTTGTGGCTCAGCTTTTTGGGCTTGACTCAAGTCTGGGGAGAGCAGGCTTTTGTCTGCACAACCAATCAATGATGCGCTTAGAACGATCAGTAGTGCAGCACTTTTGGAAATTGACGTCATTGTAGCACCTCGTTTTGGAATGAATACTCATGTATTCATTTCGACAGCGCTAGACAAATTCCCTGCCTATTTCAGGTAAAAGTTGTTTATTTCGTAGCTCGATACGTCATAAATTGAAGAATCGTGATGAGGATAAAAGCTGTTCCGGCAAGCATAGGAATCGTGATGAAGCCTAGCCAATTCAAGTAATCAACATCGCATGGAATAGGGCCGCAGCCTGTTGCTGATTCGTGAAACACACCTGATTGCAGCAGTACATGGTAGACGGAAATACAAGCTCCCCAGATCGTCAGCGGCAGCACATAGATGGTTAATTTGTAGTCTCTGCGCACGGCTGCAATCCCTAATAGAATAACTAATGGGTACATAAGAATGCGTTGGTACCAACATAATTTACAAGGAATAAAGTTCATAATCTCTGAGAAATACAGGCTTCCCAACGTGGCAATTAAGGCTAGAAGCCATGATAGGTGCATGCCATTATCTCGTAACCATTTGTTTGACATCAATACTCGTCCTCCCCTTCCTCCTTATTATAAAAAAATTGCCAAAGGAAGTCTAACAAGAACGAAAAATGACCAAGCAGGCATCAACATGCCTACTTGGTCACTTCCGTTAAACGGAGAAGCTATACACCACTTCATTCGTTTGTTTCACGAGATCATCCCACTGTTCCACGGGAACAATATCCACAACGGCTTTGATCGGTATGCTGTTAAAATCCAGCTTTGGCACGTCTTCCAAAGTCATCCGATTCGTAACCAAGCGGTCGAGCCAGCCCGGAAACTGCTTCTCCATTTGCTGTAAGCGGTAAATGGCGGTCTCGAAATCTTTGCGCGAAGCATTGACCGAGCCGATCACGCACTTATTCTCCAG
It contains:
- a CDS encoding M14 family metallopeptidase, which produces MLGYGYWTLCEELNRLCKIYPFLHVEEIGVSVLGKSIPALRIGQGAKEIHFNAALHANEWITTPLLMQFTEDLACSYARGTAWHGSNIRRLLSEYSLWVVPMVNPDGVELVLSGVTEEHPFQDQLLDWNGGSLDFRNWKSNIRGVDLNDQFPAHWEEEALRREKTGPSERDYGGEAPLTEPEAAALAQFTECHDFELVVALHTQGREIYWNYRDYEPPESEALAERLAIASNYEAVKLTDSDAGYKDWFIQQFRRPGFTVEVGFGVNPLPVESFASLYEELVPILLTAMEF
- a CDS encoding disulfide oxidoreductase; translation: MSNKWLRDNGMHLSWLLALIATLGSLYFSEIMNFIPCKLCWYQRILMYPLVILLGIAAVRRDYKLTIYVLPLTIWGACISVYHVLLQSGVFHESATGCGPIPCDVDYLNWLGFITIPMLAGTAFILITILQFMTYRATK
- a CDS encoding bifunctional 5,10-methylenetetrahydrofolate dehydrogenase/5,10-methenyltetrahydrofolate cyclohydrolase is translated as MNAETLILDGTRVAKSMKETLVERIKHLTAKGILPCLATILVGDDPSSETYVRMKSSACKRLGIDSRRIHLNKATTTEELIAVIQQLNADPQVHGILLQHPVPHHIDERAAFEAIQIEKDVDGVTMQGFAQNAFGMASFPSCTPAAILSILDYYQIPIEGKHAVIVGRSPILGKPVSLMLLNRNATVTICHSKTKNLPLIIGLADIVVAAVGKPAFIQGAWIKEGAIVMDAGYNAGNVGDVDYKACHIKASAITPVPAGIGPVTIAMLLKHTVIAAEKSKMLT
- a CDS encoding polysaccharide deacetylase family protein; the encoded protein is MTSISKSAALLIVLSASLIGCADKSLLSPDLSQAQKAEPQATASPAATPTPKSTVKPIPTPQSTPASSATPKPTSAPEPTATPKPAVVGNFSKTKSVTGDHVPYSWYYMKKKTGQVPDFPKETKSFTADQKAVWVGTGKKVYLTIDAGGPLIEVDLMLKSLKENDVKANFFISGNNIKKNPEYLKKVVADGHFVANHTMTHNDFNDMTDDQIRKEITDFEALYKKLTGKEVEKYFRFPFGHYNLHNLNLVSSMGYTSVFWSTAMKDWEPRANGAEDPYNDIMNNLHDGNVILMHQGSLENMQALSRICKEIKKKGYEFGIVSELHS
- the racE gene encoding glutamate racemase, yielding MQQAIAVLDSGVGGLTVVKELMRQLPQEKVIYFGDTARSPYGPRSAGEVRTFTRQIVEYLIQFNPKMIVIACNTATAVAIEDIRERVSIPVIGVILPGARAAIKTTRSGVIGVIGTEGTIRSNAYEYALRLISPNIQVYSEACPLLAPFVEKGLFGADSANAIVEQSLRQLVGKPIDCLILGCTHYPFLVEAISRVMGPDVTLISSADETAREISTILYHRDILASSGQLPIHHFFCSGEPELFKKIAQNWLREQISITPVVWQVHNIL